ATACTTATTATAATTTTAACCAGTAGGTGTAATCCAATTAAATGCTGAAAAGCAGCCTATTAAAATAAAAGCTAATTGTTTGGCTTAACCAAAGAACCGTGGGTAGCACAGTCTTAAAGCTCAGTCAATGTCTTCATAGAAGAGTCGCACAGAAGCCCACACTCACCTGAAAGGGAGTGTGTGGAGTACGTCACTGCGTTACATCTCGTTGAGATCGGGGGCTAGTCCCGCGATTTCAAAGTCTTATACAATACCACTAAAACGCTGACACATCTAGATTCCGCGTAGGGGCACGGCAATGCCGTGCCCCTACAGATGGTATCATATCGTGTGGATTTAGGGGTATCTAAAAATTTATCCGGCTAAACAAATAGTTTGAAATCGCGGGACTAGGGGCTAGAGTTTACTTCATCTAATTGGAAAGCGATCACTCTAACCCATTCTCAATAGACTATAGGCGCTAAAAGGGGAATCTCACGCCTATTTGACGAGTTGATATTTTGCCATCAACTCTTTAACTTGAGCAATTACAAGTGGGTGTGGGTCTTTTTGTAGCTGGGGTAGCAGTTCTAACAACACACGATGTGAAACAACATTCAGGTATGAGATTCCTGCTTCTCGGACAAAGCCTGTAGGATGACGTAAAGTCAGCAAAATATCCGCAATTTTTAGCCGAATGTGGCTAATTTGAGCAAGATGAAAACAGCAAGCTAAACACCAGTCAGAAAGCAAATTAGCTAGGGTTAACAACTGATAAAGCCGCTCGCTAACTGACATTTTTTGATATTCTACCAATCCTGCTTCCCCAAGCAAATACAGTTTTTCTGCGTGCGATCGCTGGTCTAATATATTCAGTAACAGGGATTTTGAGGGTAGATTTATGGTGTGGTCTAAAATTTCTAGTCCTCGCGCTAAGTTTACTCCTGATTCAGACCGCAGATTGAAAGCGGCTGCTTGCATCTTTTCTGGGGAATAAAGCAGTCTTAGTAATAACAGCAATCGCTCTTTGACATCAATTTCCAATTCTAATAGTGACTCTTGGAGTAACTTACCCACAGTCACAATCTTCTCATCTGATTGATAGTTTTCCAGCGTCTCTTGTGTGCTTAAGTCTATGTAGGCTGCGTAAATTTCGCCTAAAAACTGTAATTCCTGGTTAATTAAATTTTCCACTCTATTTTCATAGAATTGATCCTCTAAACTAGTAATCTCTGGTTGTTTATGGATTTTTAATAAGCTGCGAAGAATATGATATCTCGTAGTACCCCAAGATAGTTCTAAGTGTTGCCATAAACTATCGATTGCTTCCAATGTACCGATTTGACCAATCGTCCGCCAAGCATACATCCGCACTACTTCTGATGTGTAAATATTAGTAGCCACTTCTAAGAGCATTTCCAGGGCATCATTTTCTAGTTTCACTAAAGCACGCATTGCTGTACTTCGGGTGGATTTATAGTAAAGTGCTGCTATCAATGCTGAATAGTATTCCTCTAATCGCGTGGCTGCAATCATTTCTAATACAGCACAACGCACCCGTAATGATTCATCTTGCAATAAATTCGGGATGTGAATCCTTAAAGCCTGCAAATAAACCGCTTCTCTTAAGGCGTGAACTGCATTCACCCGTTCCCGTTCTTGCTTATGAGTCAGCATCCGTCGCATGGTTTTGGTAGCTCCTACTTTTTGCATTGGCGTTCCTTGTCGCAAAAGTAAGGCGGCGGCTGTGGCGCGGATGAGTGAGTTTTGTCGTGGATGCAGGTACTCTTCTAAGAGGCTTAAATTAGGATGTGGTTCAGCTAGCCAAACGTAGCGCAAGGCTAGGGCGAAAACTTCAGGGGGAACAGTTCCTTCGGGCTGTTCTAATAACGGGCGGACATCTGGTAAATAAGCAGGATTTGCATCTCCCATGAGCATTACTTCTAAAGTTTGGCATTGCAAATCTGGGTGTAATTGGAAGATCAATGGTGCTAAAACTTCGCCGGCTCCTTGGGGATCAATTTGGGCTAAAAGTTCAATACAAGAGTGTTTATCTGCCTCGGTACCTTTTTCGCTTAAGGCTTTGATTACTCCCTGCTTAAATAGGCGTAAACCTACATTTGTGGTACTCAATTCACCCCGATATGCACTTAAAACTAAGACATCAACATAGCGCGATCGCAGGATTAAAACTACTCGTAAACAAGCCCCAGATACTAATATTGTTTCTGCGATAAATACCCACTGTTGTAATGGAACTGGAACAAATTGTCCGCAAAATAGTAAGGTCACAAAAATGAGAAATCCTGCGAAACCTGTGGCGATCGCTTCGGCAGTTCCGCCGGATAATGTTTGTGTACGGCTACGAATTCGCTCTGGAATTGGTTGGTACAACGCCGGACCGCTACTCATGACAAAGGTGTAGCGTAAAAGTTCATCACAGAATTTGAGAATTATCAGCCCCCAAAACAAGCTTTGCGATTGCATTGCGGGAAATATATTCAGTAATGCGATCGCTGCTGGTACGACAAAACCAACAGTAATCGGTAAAAGCGCTGCTGCGAAAAACACACCAATACGTTCGATGAGTCTGCTGGAGATAAACCACTGGGTCATTAACTCACACAGTCCGACAATCCCCCCAAACAGACCTAAGAAGCTAGCGAGTTCGCGATCGCCGAAAGTTGACTTCAATTCCCGCAGATACTGAAAATCTATTAACAACCCAATGACTTGCAAAAGACCTACAAAGGCAAACAATTGCCATGTATAGCGTCTTAATGGAGTTTCTAGGCGGCGGTGTCGTGAGGCTTGTTCTTGGGGAATTAGCCGTTGTGGCGCATCGGGGAAAGCGTCTCGATAGTGATAACTTAAATAAAATAGAATTCCAGCCCCTAAAATAATCACTACACAGGCGATGAGGATTACCTTATTCAGCCTCAAGAATTCCAGTAGCCAAGGTAAACTAAAACCACTAATGACATCGGCTACCAAAATACCACTGCTGACTAGTGGGTAGGTGCGCTTAATCTCCCGAATGTTAAATAGTTGGTTAGCAACGATGGACGTGTTGAGGTCATTAACCACATAAAGTGCGTCTACCCATAACCTCAGTAAAAATACGATAATGAGTGATAAGTAAGAAACATGAATTCCCCAATGCAAAAAGACTAATAAAACTAATGGCATTACCATACAGGGTGCGATCGCCACAATCACCCAACGCAAGGGGAAAATCTTTTGCAGCCAGGAATATATAACAACTATTCCAGCTCCCATTGCTGCACTGGCAATATACATCACTGGTAGTGGGTTAGCTCCATATTCATCCAAAAACAGTGCTACTGTACTGTCCTCTGCCCACCGCAATCCTACGGAAATAGTAGTGTAAAAAGCAAACATGATCCAAGTGCGTTCGCTCTCCTCTGGTCGGAGATTTACCCACTTTAGTAGTCGTGCTAGAGGGTCTTGATTGGTAGTAACCCAGTGATTTTTTAGTTCCATGCAGTTTAATTTTCTACTATTAGCATCGGGGGGGATGGCAATACTGCTCGGTTAACGAATTTCTTGGTTGAGGCAAGCAGGGGGAGCAGGGGGAGAAATGGAGGCTGGCGTTGAGTTTTGCCTCCCCTGCTTCCCCTGCCTCCCCTGCCTCCCCTGCTTATCCGAGCAGCATCGGGGCGATGGGGATGAATAATAATTCGTTGCTACTTTTTAACTCAGCATTCCCCCACTCCCCCACTCCCTCACTCCCCTCATCCCCCCCATCGCGTAAAAATGGCAAAAGTCCTGAGCATCTGAGTATTATGTTTCCCACTCAGCGCTCAGGACTATCAGTTTTTGATCAATTTTACCGACTACATTGACGGTATCAAATTTTTAGTTGTCAATTATACTGCTGGTTTAGCTTAAACCGCAAGAAGCCTCTCACCGAAGCGAAGGGAGGTGATGAGATGAATGGCGGGGCGGCGACGAGTTGACCCCCGACCTTTATC
The Gloeotrichia echinulata CP02 DNA segment above includes these coding regions:
- a CDS encoding MFS transporter — its product is MELKNHWVTTNQDPLARLLKWVNLRPEESERTWIMFAFYTTISVGLRWAEDSTVALFLDEYGANPLPVMYIASAAMGAGIVVIYSWLQKIFPLRWVIVAIAPCMVMPLVLLVFLHWGIHVSYLSLIIVFLLRLWVDALYVVNDLNTSIVANQLFNIREIKRTYPLVSSGILVADVISGFSLPWLLEFLRLNKVILIACVVIILGAGILFYLSYHYRDAFPDAPQRLIPQEQASRHRRLETPLRRYTWQLFAFVGLLQVIGLLIDFQYLRELKSTFGDRELASFLGLFGGIVGLCELMTQWFISSRLIERIGVFFAAALLPITVGFVVPAAIALLNIFPAMQSQSLFWGLIILKFCDELLRYTFVMSSGPALYQPIPERIRSRTQTLSGGTAEAIATGFAGFLIFVTLLFCGQFVPVPLQQWVFIAETILVSGACLRVVLILRSRYVDVLVLSAYRGELSTTNVGLRLFKQGVIKALSEKGTEADKHSCIELLAQIDPQGAGEVLAPLIFQLHPDLQCQTLEVMLMGDANPAYLPDVRPLLEQPEGTVPPEVFALALRYVWLAEPHPNLSLLEEYLHPRQNSLIRATAAALLLRQGTPMQKVGATKTMRRMLTHKQERERVNAVHALREAVYLQALRIHIPNLLQDESLRVRCAVLEMIAATRLEEYYSALIAALYYKSTRSTAMRALVKLENDALEMLLEVATNIYTSEVVRMYAWRTIGQIGTLEAIDSLWQHLELSWGTTRYHILRSLLKIHKQPEITSLEDQFYENRVENLINQELQFLGEIYAAYIDLSTQETLENYQSDEKIVTVGKLLQESLLELEIDVKERLLLLLRLLYSPEKMQAAAFNLRSESGVNLARGLEILDHTINLPSKSLLLNILDQRSHAEKLYLLGEAGLVEYQKMSVSERLYQLLTLANLLSDWCLACCFHLAQISHIRLKIADILLTLRHPTGFVREAGISYLNVVSHRVLLELLPQLQKDPHPLVIAQVKELMAKYQLVK